GGTCGCGGTCTACACGTTTACTCGCACCCGCACCTATCTCTCCACCGCCAGCGTTCAGATCTTTCGTCGCGACCCCGTGGTGATGCAGGTCCAAGGTGTGGTGGATAACGAAATCCGCTCCGCCGAAGACCTGAACACTCAAGTGAAGGTTCTTGAAAGCTTGGCTATCGTCCAAGCGGTTTCTGACCGCCTCGCAGGTGAAGATCTGCGGCAGTTCCTCGCGCCCTACCAAAAGTCGGGCGGCGACGACCCGATCTCGGCGGCGACTATTCTCTTCCGCGATCGGAAGGTCGTTCCTATCCGCCTCAGCCTAATCATCCAGGTCCAATACGAACACCCCGACCGATTCATTGCTGCCAAGGTCGCGAACCTCTTCCTCGACGAATTCATCGCGCACAACTCTCGCCTGCGCATCGAAGAGTCCATGAAGGCGGTGGACGAGCTGAAGATCCGCGCCGATCAGCAACGAAAGAAAGTCGAGGAACTCGCGCTGTCGTTGCAAGGCTACCGCGAAAAAAACAACTTGGTCTCACTCGACCAGCGCAAGGACATCGTCACCGAGAAACTCAAGGCGCTGAACACTTACGTCACCCAGACCGACGCGCGGCGCAAAGACGCCGAGGTGCGCTGGAAGCAGGTCCAGGAACGTCGTCAGCCGCTCTCAGGTTTGCTCGATCTACCTTTCATTTCCAGCCAGTCGCTCATCGCCCAACTCGTCCAGCAGGTCGCGGCCCAAAAAATCGTGATCGCCCAACTGCGCGAGCGCTACCGCGACAAGCACCCGAAGATGATCGAGGCGATGAACTCCCTCAATCAGATCGAAACGGAGTTGAATCGCGCGCTCACTACCGCCGTCGCGATGACGGAAGCCGACTATCAAACTGCGGTGCGCAGCGACGAGCAGGCCCGCGCCTCGCTCACTAAGCAGGAATCCGAGTCTCTCGATCTCGACCGCGCCGCCGTCGAATACTCCAACCTCGAGCGCGACTTGCGCATCAGCGAGCAGCTCCTCGGCAACACTTTGGCGCGCATGAAGGAGACCTCGATGAGCAGCACGATCGAGACCCAGAATGCGCGCATCGTTGATCGTGCAGCTCCGGCGCTAAAATATTACAAGCCCAACATCCCGCTCAATCTCGCGCTCGGCTTCCTCGGCGGCCTCGCCTTGGGCACTGGCTTTGCCTTCTTCGTCGCCTACATCGACGACCGCGTGAAGTCCTCCTTCGACATCGAGGGAGTCATTGGTCTGCCGCTCATCGGCATCATTCCCGAGATCAAGCGCATGGAGCAGCCGGATAAGGCGCAGATCGTCATCAACAATCAGGACAAGCAGGTTGCCGAAGCCTTCCTCGCGCTCCACTCCAGCTTGCGCCTCAAGGACGAAAGCAAGAACGCGCAATGCATTCTCACGACCTCCACCATCCCCGGTGAAGGCAAATCCTTCGTCTCGACCAATCTCGCCCTCACCTTCGCCGCCCACGGCGAGCGCGTCTGTATCGTGGACTGCGATCTTCGAAAGCCGAACGTCCATAAATCGTTCCGCATCGAGAACCTGAAGGGCGTCATCGATGTCTGCGCCGGCACTGCCACCATCGACGATGTCGCGGTGAAGAACCTTCACCCAAACCTCGACATCATTCCCGCTGGCGGACGCGCGAAAAATCCGACGCAGATTCTCAACAGCAAGGGCTTTGAAGTCATGATCGCCGACCTGCGCAAGCGCTACGATCGCGTCTTCTTCGACACGCCGCCGCTCGCCGCCGTCAGCGACTCGCTGATCATCCTCCCGCTCGTCGACGGTTCGATGTTCACCATCTATTTCAACCGCGTGCGTCGCAAGGCCGCGCAGTTCGCCGCCCGCCGTCTGCTCGAGGTGAATGTCCCATGCTTCGGCGCCGTGCTCAACGGCCTGAACCTCACCGTCTCGGGCTACTACTACGCGCAATACTACGACAAGTCCTACAAGGACTACTACATCACGATGGCGAAGCGCGAAAAGGGCGAAGCCGCCCCGCGCTAATGCGCCGCGCGCCGCTTCCCTGCGGCGCGCCGCAACCGATCGTTGATCGCCTCACCCAAAGCACCGGCTCGCGCCGGTGCTTTTTCGCAAATGATCCCGGTAAACCTGCCCGCATCAGCCGCGCGGAGCACTGCGTAGAGGGCGCGCGCTGCATCATCCGCACCGCCCGATCGCGTCAATGCGAACACGTTCTCGCTCGCCGCAAGGGTAGTCGGACGCCGCCAGTAGATCACGGCCGTTCGCGCCTCCACCTGACGCGGCGCTTTTGCGACCAAAGCGAACGGCGTGCGCGGACTGTAGTGCTGGTCGAGCAGTCCGGGTGCGAGTGTCCGTTCTCGCGCCTTCTTGCCGATGCGCGCCTTCACGCCGGCGTGCGCCAGCGCCGTGCGCAAATCCGTCGCCGAAATCGCTCCTGGCCGCAGCACGACCAGCCGCGCTGGCTCGCTCGCGTCCACGATCGTGGATTCCACGCCCACTGCGCAGGCGCCACCGTCCAACACGTGCGGGATGCGTCCGCCCAAACCGTCGAGCACATGCGCTGCGGTCGTCGGGCTGACGTAGCCGAACGGATTTGCGCTCGGTGCCGCCAACGGCACGCGTGCGAGCTTCAGGAGCTTGCGCGCCAGCGGATGCGCTGGTGCGCGCACCGCGACGGTGTCCTGACCTGATGTCACGATTGCCGGCACGCACGTGCGCTTGGGCAGCACCAAGGTGAGTGGCCCCGGCCAAAATGCTTCCGCCAGCACGCGCGCCGCGACGTTGAATTCCGCCAGGCGCTCCGCCGCACGTCGGTCCGTCACGTGCACGATCAGCGGGTCGTCCGCCGGCCGGCGCTTGGCCTCGAAAATCCGCCGGCACGCGCGCGCATCGAGCGCATTGGCCGCGAGCCCGTAGACCGTCTCGGTCGGCATCGCGACGAGCTCGCCGCGCCGCAACGCCATCGCCAGGCGCCGGAGCGCGGCGGGAGTTGGCGAGTAGACGCGCGTTTTCATTCGACCAAACAAAAAGCCGGAGCGCTTGCTCCGGCTCAATGCGAAAGGAGGACGAGCTCCGGCTTACTGCATCACCAGCATCTGGCGCGCGCGCTTGATTTTGCGCGTCACCTCACGCTGCTGCTTGGCCGACATGCCGGTATACTTGCGGGGGAGAATCTTGCCCGTGTCAGTGATGTAACGGGACATCAGCTGCGGTTGGGTCATCGGAATCTCTTCCGGCTTGAGGCTCTGTTGCTTCTGTTCGGTGCTCATGGAGATTGGAAAAGGGGACGAGATGTTGCTTCCAGCCCTCCCGCTGTCAACGGGCATTTTTAGCTTTGCGAGCCGCCGTCGGCATGCCTTCCCTGCCCGAGGATTAGTCCCCGTAGCTCAACTGGATAGAGCAGCGGTTTCCTAAACCGCGCATCCCGGTTCAAGTCCGGGCGGGGGCGCCAGCTCGCATCTCACATTCCGCTGCGGAACGTGCGATGGTCCACGATCCCGCTGGTGCGCACGCTGCGCAGTGCCGCGCCATACGCGCCGAGCACGCGCAAAGCATAGCGCAGCCGCGCGCGGATCGTCGCGTCTTCCTTCGCGACGCCGTCTGCGCCGTCGGGCGCGTTCAAGTTCCCTTCCACGTGCTGCACGATCACATGCTCGGGAATCCACGCGAGCCGGTTGTTCTTCGTGCCGCTCATGCGCAGCTCGGCCACCGGATAACTGCCGCCGCGTCCGGCCGAGACCGTCACGATCAGCCCGGGCTTATGACCGATTTCATCGGCCGAGCAATTCATCAGGAAATTCTTCACGCCCGGCGTCACCATGCCGTTCCACTCAGGCGTCACGACGACGAGCGCATCCGCGGCCTTCAGCTCGCGTGCGATCGGCTCCCAGAGCTCGTCCGGCGCACCACCAGTCGTTTCGTCCCAGAGCGGCAGCGGATTACCACTGAGGCTGTAGAGAAAAACCTCCGCGCCCGCGACCTCCTGCGGCAACGCCGCGGCGACGTATTTCGCGACCTTCAACGACTGCGCTTCCACGCGATGGCTGCCGCTCAGCACGAAAAATTTCATGCGGCGGACGATGCCCAGCCGGGGCTTGCTTGCAAGCGACCTTCGCCCAACCTGTCCGGCGTGCCCAACTCGTTCGGCAAACTCTTCACCATCTCGACTTGGGGCGAGAGCCACGGCCCGTCCGTCGGCGTCGTGATCGACGGCTGCCCGCCGCGCTTGCCGCTCATCGCGGACGACATCCAAGCCGACCTCGACCGCCGCCGCCCGGGCCAGAGCGACATCACCACGCCGCGCAAGGAGGAGGACAAAATCGAATTTCTCTCCGGCCTCTTCGAGGGCGTCACCACCGGTCAGCCGCTCGCCATGCTCGTGCGCAACGCCGACGCCCGCTCGTCCGCCTACGACGAGATGAAGACCAAGTTCCGTCCGTCGCACGCCGACTTCACCTATCAAACCAAGTTCGGCCTGCGCGATCACCGCGGCGGCGGCCGCTCCTCCGCCCGCGAGACCATCGGCCGCGTCGCCGCCGGCGCCGTGGCGCGCAAGATCCTCTCGCTCGCCGGCAAGGTCGAGATCCGCGCCTTCGTCACGCACATTCACCACGTCGCTGCGCCGTCGCTCGACCATTTTCCGACGCTCGCCGAAGTGGAGGCCAATACCGTCCGTTGCCCGCACGGACCGACCGCCGAGAAGATGATCGCGACCATCAAGCAGGCGCGCTCCGAGGGCGACTCCGTCGGCGGCATCATCGAGTGTCGCGTGCGCGGCGTCCCCGCCGGGCTCGGCGAACCCGTCTTCGATCGCCTCGAGGCCGACCTCGCGAAGGCGATGCTCTCGCTCCCGGCGACGAAAGGTTTCGAGATCGGCAGCGGCTTCACCGGCACGCTCCTGAAAGGCTCGCAACACAACGACGCCTTCGTCGCCAAACGCGGCAAGGTCCGCACCGCCACCAACAAATCCGGCGGCGTGCAAGGCGGCATTAGCAACGGCGAGGAACTCGTCTTTCGCGTCGCCTTCAAACCCACCGCCACGATCATGCAGGCGCAGCAAACCGTGGATATCTACGGTGCGCCGACCGAGCTCCAAGGCCGCGGTCGCCACGATCCGTGCGTCGTCCCGCGCGCCGTCGTCATCGTCGAAGCCATGACCGCGCTCGTGCTCGTCGATCACTGGATGCGCCACGCGGCGCAAAACCAGACCTTCAAGTTCTGACTTGTCGGGCCCGCGCGCCCGCATTCGTTCCGCTCGCGATGAGTTATTCCGCCGCCATCTACTTCATCCTCGGCACGCCCGGCTCGGGCCGCCGAAGCATCGTGCTCGACCTCATCGAAAACGGCCTCGCGCCCGACGAGCCGGCGCTCGTCCTCCTCGCGCAAACCGAGGCCGCCGATCCGGCCGACGAAAAATTTATCACACGCGCCAATCTCGAAGTGCGTCGCTGGTCCTGGGACGGCAAGGAGCTGCCTGACCAAGCGCTGCCCGAGCGCGGCGCCGTTTTCTTCGTCGCCGAGTCGCGCGGCGACCCGATGACGCAACTCGAGTTGTTCAAACCCTGGCTCGATCGCCACCACGTCGAGCTCGCGCGCGTGTTCACTGTGGTCGATTGCCAGCTCGCCGAGAAACAGCCGCCGCTCGCGGCGTGGTTCGACGCCTGCATCTATTTCTCCGACGTCGTCTTCCTGACCAAGCGCGAGGGCGTCGCGAACAAATGGCTGAGCGCTTTCATCCGCCGCTACGAAGATCAGTTTTATCCGGCGCACTTCATCCAGGTGAAAAAAGGCGGCCTGCCGAATCCCGCCATCGTGCTCGACGCGACGCCGCGCCGCGTCGCGCAATATTTCGAACAGATCGAGGACCTCTCCGGCATCGAAATCGAAACCGACGATGATGAAGAGGACGCCGAGGAGGACGACGCCGCGCCGAAACCCGAGCCCTATTTCGAGCGCAACCGCAGCGGTCGCCGCGTCAAGGAACTGCCCGACCTCCGCAACTACCTCCCGAGTTGAGGCGGCCCGCGACCTCCGGGCGCGGGTGGGGCCTTGGCCTCACTGCACCCGCGCCGTGAAATACTCCAGCCGCACGCGCGGCGCCACCACCGCGAGCACCGCCTCCGTCGCGCTCCGCTGACTCGCCAGCGTCGGCACTTCCACGAGCACGGCACGCTTCACGCGCCGCGGCACACCGAGCGGAGAATTCGTGTGCGCGAACGCCAGCACCGATTCCAGCGGCGAGAAACTCGGATTGTAGGCCGCGTTGCCTGCGTAGCGTCCCGCGCAAACCGCGCTGTCCGCGAATTGCAACGCCACACCCGCAAATTGTCCCGCCGCGTCGGTCGGGTAGGGCGCGTAGCTGCGCCGCGCCGCGTCGAGCGCCGCCATGACCACGGCATCCCGCGAACCGCGTCCCGCGAGGGCCAGCGTCGGCGCTGCGAGCGCCGGGTCCATCAAGCCGCCCTTGATGTCGAGGTCGGTCGGACCGAACGAGCGTGGCAACAGCTTGGCGAGCGGCGTCGCGTCGAAGCCGCGCTGCGTCTTTGCCGGCAGCAGCACGGAGAGCTTCGCGGCGGTGCTGAGTTCATTGAGAAATTGCCGGCAATAACCGCACGGCGCCGCCGTCACAGCGAGCAGCGACAGTCCGCGCTCGCCATGCAGCCACGCGTTATTCGTCGCGCACTGCTCGGCGTGGATGGTGAAGCTCAGTGCCACGCCCTCGAACTCGTAATTCGCGCCGAGATACAACACCGGGCTCTTCCCGCGCGCGGCCGGCAAACCCGCCGCCACCGCGCCGACGCGGAAATGCGACACCGGCACCACCGCGTAATGTTGCGCGAGCGGCAATAGCCGCATCATCGCCGCACCGAGATCGCCGCCCACGCTCGCGCGCACGCGGTCGACGAGCGCCGGAGCGACCACGCCGCCGGTCTCCCAGAGCGCGTCGAGTTCGGCGCGCAGCGCGGCCGGGAAACTCGCAATCGCCTGCTGCCACGAAGTGGGACGGGAAACGCGTTGGCTCATGCGCGCAGTCAACCCTTCGCGCGCTCGCCGGTCAACGTCCCGTCGCGCGCGGCCGGTGTGGATTTCCTTGCCCGGATTTCGGCCGCGGACTTGCGCCAGCCGCGACTAGGCTTAGAGCATGATCCAGCTCGACCACTCCGTGCCCCAAAACGCCGCCACGCACACCTTGCCGAACTTCCGCACGATGTATCGCGCGGTCCGTCGGCGCGACCCGGCCTACGAAGGCGTGTTCTTCACCGGCGTGAAAACCACCGGCATCTTCTGCCGCCCGACCTGCCGCGCGAAATTTCCCAAGGAGCAGAACGTCGAGTTTTTCCCGTCCGTGAACGAGGCGCTTCACGGCGGCTACCGTCCGTGCCGCCTCTGCAAGCCGATGGATGCGACGCGCCCGGTGCCCGCGCTCGTCGAGCGGCTGCGTCGCGCCGTCGAGTCCGCGCAAGACGGTCGCGTGACCGACAAGGATCTTGTCGCACTGAAGATTGAGCCCTCCACTGCGCGCCGCCAATTCAAGGCCTACTACGGCATGACCTTCCACGCCTACCAGCGCGCCCGCCGCATGGGTCTCGCGTTGCACGGCCTGAAGTCCGGCCAGCCCGTCGTCGAGGCGCAGCTCGCCACCGGCTACGAGTCCACCAGCGGCTTCCGCGACGCGTTCGCGCGACTCTTCGGCCAGCCGCCGCGCGACGCCGCGACAAAGCACTGCCTGCTCGGCCGCCGTATCGAAACGCCGCTCGGCACGATGGTCGCACTCGCCGACGACGCAGGCCTGCGTTTGCTCGAATTCGTCGACCGCCGCGGTCTCGAGCGTGAGATCGAGCAGCTCCGCCGCCGGCTGAAATGCGTCATCGTCCCCGGTGACCATCCGACGCTCGAGGCGACCGCCGCGCAGCTCGCGCGGTATTTCGCCGGCGAGGCGTTGAATTTCGATCTGCCGCTCGCGCCGGTCGGTTCTGATTTTCAGCAAAAGGTCTGGGCCGAGCTCCGTCGCATCCCGCCGGGGCGCACGCGTAGTTACCTGGAAATGGCGCGGCGTGTCGGCGTGCCGAAGGCCGCCCGCGCCATCGGTCGCGCCAACGGCTCGAACAACGTGGCGCTCGTCATCCCGTGTCATCGCGTGATCAACGCCGACGGTTCGCTCTGCGGCTACGCCGGCGGTCTCTGGCGCAAGCAGCGTCTGCTCGAGCACGAGCGCAAGCATCTGCGCTGACTGTGGCTGGCTTGGGCGCATAGCGCGACAGCGGGGCTGCCATTTAGCCGGCGCGCTGGCGTAACAGCCTTGTTACGGTCCGTTACTTTTCGCGCGAGGCGCCTGCGCAACAGTGCGCGTGCTGCCGCGCGCTCCGTTCTCCGGCGGCAGGAAACACCTCCCGCGATGACACCTTCCACCGTCTCTTCCGCCCGCCCGCGCTCGCTCGGACTG
This window of the Candidatus Didemnitutus sp. genome carries:
- a CDS encoding bifunctional transcriptional activator/DNA repair protein Ada, with the protein product MIQLDHSVPQNAATHTLPNFRTMYRAVRRRDPAYEGVFFTGVKTTGIFCRPTCRAKFPKEQNVEFFPSVNEALHGGYRPCRLCKPMDATRPVPALVERLRRAVESAQDGRVTDKDLVALKIEPSTARRQFKAYYGMTFHAYQRARRMGLALHGLKSGQPVVEAQLATGYESTSGFRDAFARLFGQPPRDAATKHCLLGRRIETPLGTMVALADDAGLRLLEFVDRRGLEREIEQLRRRLKCVIVPGDHPTLEATAAQLARYFAGEALNFDLPLAPVGSDFQQKVWAELRRIPPGRTRSYLEMARRVGVPKAARAIGRANGSNNVALVIPCHRVINADGSLCGYAGGLWRKQRLLEHERKHLR
- a CDS encoding threonylcarbamoyl-AMP synthase, with product MKTRVYSPTPAALRRLAMALRRGELVAMPTETVYGLAANALDARACRRIFEAKRRPADDPLIVHVTDRRAAERLAEFNVAARVLAEAFWPGPLTLVLPKRTCVPAIVTSGQDTVAVRAPAHPLARKLLKLARVPLAAPSANPFGYVSPTTAAHVLDGLGGRIPHVLDGGACAVGVESTIVDASEPARLVVLRPGAISATDLRTALAHAGVKARIGKKARERTLAPGLLDQHYSPRTPFALVAKAPRQVEARTAVIYWRRPTTLAASENVFALTRSGGADDAARALYAVLRAADAGRFTGIICEKAPARAGALGEAINDRLRRAAGKRRAAH
- a CDS encoding NAD(P)H-dependent oxidoreductase, which gives rise to MKFFVLSGSHRVEAQSLKVAKYVAAALPQEVAGAEVFLYSLSGNPLPLWDETTGGAPDELWEPIARELKAADALVVVTPEWNGMVTPGVKNFLMNCSADEIGHKPGLIVTVSAGRGGSYPVAELRMSGTKNNRLAWIPEHVIVQHVEGNLNAPDGADGVAKEDATIRARLRYALRVLGAYGAALRSVRTSGIVDHRTFRSGM
- the aroC gene encoding chorismate synthase → MPNSFGKLFTISTWGESHGPSVGVVIDGCPPRLPLIADDIQADLDRRRPGQSDITTPRKEEDKIEFLSGLFEGVTTGQPLAMLVRNADARSSAYDEMKTKFRPSHADFTYQTKFGLRDHRGGGRSSARETIGRVAAGAVARKILSLAGKVEIRAFVTHIHHVAAPSLDHFPTLAEVEANTVRCPHGPTAEKMIATIKQARSEGDSVGGIIECRVRGVPAGLGEPVFDRLEADLAKAMLSLPATKGFEIGSGFTGTLLKGSQHNDAFVAKRGKVRTATNKSGGVQGGISNGEELVFRVAFKPTATIMQAQQTVDIYGAPTELQGRGRHDPCVVPRAVVIVEAMTALVLVDHWMRHAAQNQTFKF
- the cdd gene encoding cytidine deaminase, which codes for MSQRVSRPTSWQQAIASFPAALRAELDALWETGGVVAPALVDRVRASVGGDLGAAMMRLLPLAQHYAVVPVSHFRVGAVAAGLPAARGKSPVLYLGANYEFEGVALSFTIHAEQCATNNAWLHGERGLSLLAVTAAPCGYCRQFLNELSTAAKLSVLLPAKTQRGFDATPLAKLLPRSFGPTDLDIKGGLMDPALAAPTLALAGRGSRDAVVMAALDAARRSYAPYPTDAAGQFAGVALQFADSAVCAGRYAGNAAYNPSFSPLESVLAFAHTNSPLGVPRRVKRAVLVEVPTLASQRSATEAVLAVVAPRVRLEYFTARVQ
- a CDS encoding polysaccharide biosynthesis tyrosine autokinase; the protein is MEPATKFDKGSGSGAYPYTYYGSNYGAGYGGYGAAGGETAVQRGFQDYMLILRERVWYIVVVFLLVFSSVAVYTFTRTRTYLSTASVQIFRRDPVVMQVQGVVDNEIRSAEDLNTQVKVLESLAIVQAVSDRLAGEDLRQFLAPYQKSGGDDPISAATILFRDRKVVPIRLSLIIQVQYEHPDRFIAAKVANLFLDEFIAHNSRLRIEESMKAVDELKIRADQQRKKVEELALSLQGYREKNNLVSLDQRKDIVTEKLKALNTYVTQTDARRKDAEVRWKQVQERRQPLSGLLDLPFISSQSLIAQLVQQVAAQKIVIAQLRERYRDKHPKMIEAMNSLNQIETELNRALTTAVAMTEADYQTAVRSDEQARASLTKQESESLDLDRAAVEYSNLERDLRISEQLLGNTLARMKETSMSSTIETQNARIVDRAAPALKYYKPNIPLNLALGFLGGLALGTGFAFFVAYIDDRVKSSFDIEGVIGLPLIGIIPEIKRMEQPDKAQIVINNQDKQVAEAFLALHSSLRLKDESKNAQCILTTSTIPGEGKSFVSTNLALTFAAHGERVCIVDCDLRKPNVHKSFRIENLKGVIDVCAGTATIDDVAVKNLHPNLDIIPAGGRAKNPTQILNSKGFEVMIADLRKRYDRVFFDTPPLAAVSDSLIILPLVDGSMFTIYFNRVRRKAAQFAARRLLEVNVPCFGAVLNGLNLTVSGYYYAQYYDKSYKDYYITMAKREKGEAAPR
- the rpsR gene encoding 30S ribosomal protein S18; protein product: MSTEQKQQSLKPEEIPMTQPQLMSRYITDTGKILPRKYTGMSAKQQREVTRKIKRARQMLVMQ